The genomic window ATCATGTGACCATCTATTGATGCTGGGGGGGACTCTGCTCTCATGTTATCCGCTTATCACAGAACCCAGCGCAGCCTGAAACCTTCCAGCTCTTGGAGCTCTTAAAAGTGTCATTTTGAGAGTTTCCACTGTCTAACCCTTCCCTCCATTACATCAGACTCCTTTAACTACTACACCGTAGTTTTCCTGGGGCTTACTGCAGAGATCTAATGTAGAGGGACGGGACCACACCGAACCACCCGACTACCAAAAACAAACCCCAACAACCCGCCTTCTACACCCCATGCTGCAAACATACTTCCACCTGGCCTTTGACATCCCGCTGCCACCagcctcctcatcatcctccaccACCTGGGGCACCTGGTTCTCCTTCTCAGGCTTCCTGGGGGGCCCACCAAAGAAGTCCCCAATGCCCTTCTGCCAGGTGGGGGTGGGACGAGGACACACTGGGTTACCACCAGCATATTTGTTCTTTGCTGTTAACGACAAACTCCATGTCAGAACTGATCACATAtgcagcgagtgtgtgtgtgtgtgtgtgtgtgtgtgtgtgtgtgagagactgaCCCGGTGTGGTGGcctggctgctgcaggaggcAGCGTTTGCTGAGCTGGAACCCAAAGACTTCCTGGGAGCAGAGGCTGCAACAGCTGCAAGTAAAAACCAAGCGGAGTTACAGAGGAAGCAGCGTCCATGACGGTCTGACCACAGGTGCGGCTCAGGGGCAGAGTCCACATGTTTAGGACGCTGTGGGGTGAGCTTTACACACGGAGAGATGACCGCCTGTAACTCGGTAACAATGACAGGAGCGCACAACGCGGCGCTGCAGCGCTCAAAACTGGCGCCAGTTTGCGGGAAACTAGCCGCAGGTCTGGGAGAGCGAGCGGACAACAACACGGAGGAGTGAGCAGAACATTCAAAGACAACAGTAACTAGCGATGATGCCACCATGACACCAGCTCGAACCACTTTCCAGCCTTCGTTAGAGAAGGCGGCGCAGCCTCCATGTTGGCGGGAGGCTGCTGTTACAAGGCTCGTTTAAAGTTCACCTGTTCAGAGCCGAACGCGGCTCACAGGCTGCTTCAGGACGAGGCGGGCTGTGTGTCGGTACCTTTTCTGTAGGATCCCGGGACGCTGTCGGCTTTTGTTCTCACCATCTTCACGGCGACCTGAGCAGAGAGGCGAAGCTCCAGCGGTGAACGCGGCGCGCGGACTGACGGGCCGCCGCCTCCCGCCTCGGTTTAAAAAGAAGAGCGGATGGGGCGGGagatttcttcttctctgcct from Parambassis ranga chromosome 19, fParRan2.1, whole genome shotgun sequence includes these protein-coding regions:
- the pclaf gene encoding PCNA-associated factor yields the protein MVRTKADSVPGSYRKAVAASAPRKSLGSSSANAASCSSQATTPAKNKYAGGNPVCPRPTPTWQKGIGDFFGGPPRKPEKENQVPQVVEDDEEAGGSGMSKARWKSRPLPAEDEEEDD